In a single window of the Candidatus Eisenbacteria bacterium genome:
- a CDS encoding zf-HC2 domain-containing protein has translation MESTPRKRLNCEEVLSQLSDFLDADAREALCLAIQEHLHACHDCQLEVDTLKKTIMLYQAERPIELPSGVSDQLRVALSKVYGEPGGSKS, from the coding sequence GTGGAGTCCACACCCAGGAAGCGTTTGAACTGCGAAGAGGTGCTGAGCCAGCTCAGTGACTTCCTCGATGCGGACGCCCGCGAAGCCTTGTGCCTGGCCATTCAGGAACACCTTCACGCCTGTCACGACTGTCAGCTCGAAGTGGACACGCTCAAGAAGACCATCATGCTGTATCAGGCCGAGCGACCGATCGAGCTGCCGAGCGGAGTCAGCGACCAGCTGCGCGTCGCGCTCTCGAAGGTCTACGGCGAGCCGGGCGGCTCCAAGTCCTGA
- a CDS encoding adenylosuccinate synthase — protein MPCTVVVGAQWGDEGKGKIVDALSANADVVARYQGGPNAGHSVVRGAVTTVLHLVPSGIMVPGVRCLIGNGVVVDLERLREEVSHLEAIGIEVAGRLGVSAGAHLILPYHRAVEAVAEQGPGAIGTTGRGIGFAYRDKAARVGLRVGDAFDRQTFVERCDRNLARLRREFPEAAPLASMSGGTLFDSLEPLRRWLEPMVCDASLELHEALAAGKRVLLEGAQGTLLDLDHGTYPFVTSSPASASGATLGVGLGPRVVDRVIGVAKAYATRVGHGPFPTEMPPDEAARLREAGEEYGATTGRPRRCGWLDLPALRYAARVNSLDEIVFTKLDVLDEFETIRVATDYALDGQPVHGFPTSAAALERCVPVWREFAGWKSPTTAVRKWTDLPGAARAYLEWVEQALGVPIRLVSVGAAPEAEVPRR, from the coding sequence ATGCCATGCACGGTGGTGGTCGGCGCTCAATGGGGCGATGAGGGCAAGGGCAAGATCGTCGACGCGCTGAGCGCGAACGCCGATGTCGTCGCGCGTTACCAGGGCGGGCCCAACGCCGGCCACAGCGTGGTGCGCGGCGCGGTGACGACGGTGCTCCACCTGGTGCCGTCCGGAATCATGGTTCCGGGCGTGCGGTGCCTGATCGGCAATGGAGTGGTGGTCGATCTCGAGCGGCTGCGTGAGGAAGTCTCGCACCTCGAGGCGATCGGCATCGAGGTCGCGGGCCGGCTCGGAGTGAGCGCCGGCGCTCACCTGATCCTGCCGTATCACCGCGCGGTCGAGGCCGTCGCCGAACAGGGACCCGGCGCGATCGGAACCACCGGTCGCGGCATCGGCTTCGCCTACCGTGACAAGGCCGCCCGCGTGGGCCTGCGAGTCGGCGACGCGTTCGATCGCCAGACGTTCGTCGAGCGTTGCGATCGCAATCTCGCCCGGCTTCGCCGCGAGTTCCCCGAAGCGGCACCGCTCGCGTCGATGAGCGGCGGCACGCTGTTCGACTCACTCGAGCCGTTGCGGCGCTGGCTCGAACCCATGGTGTGCGATGCCTCGCTCGAGCTGCACGAAGCACTCGCGGCCGGAAAGCGCGTGCTGCTCGAGGGCGCGCAGGGGACGCTGCTCGATCTCGACCACGGCACCTATCCGTTCGTGACTTCGTCACCCGCGAGTGCCTCGGGCGCGACGCTCGGAGTGGGGCTCGGACCCCGCGTGGTGGACCGGGTGATCGGCGTCGCCAAGGCCTACGCCACGCGCGTCGGCCACGGCCCGTTCCCGACCGAGATGCCGCCCGACGAAGCCGCGCGGTTGCGCGAGGCCGGCGAGGAGTACGGCGCCACCACCGGCCGCCCGCGCCGCTGCGGCTGGCTCGACCTGCCCGCGCTGCGCTACGCGGCGCGCGTCAACAGTCTCGACGAGATCGTGTTCACCAAGCTCGACGTGCTCGACGAGTTCGAGACCATTCGCGTCGCCACCGATTACGCGCTCGACGGCCAGCCGGTTCATGGCTTTCCAACCTCCGCCGCGGCGCTCGAACGCTGCGTGCCGGTGTGGCGCGAATTCGCGGGCTGGAAGTCTCCTACCACCGCCGTGCGAAAATGGACCGACCTGCCAGGCGCCGCTCGTGCTTATCTCGAGTGGGTCGAGCAGGCGCTCGGAGTGCCGATCCGGCTGGTTTCGGTCGGAGCGGCGCCCGAAGCCGAGGTCCCGCGGCGCTGA